The following is a genomic window from Pseudomonas lurida.
CAGCGCAATTGGAAGGAGCCAAGGCATGAGTATCAGAAGTCTGAATATCGCCCCGCGCGCAGGCTTGGGGTTTGGCATATTGGCCTTGATGGTGTTTGCCCTGGGCGGCTTTGCCCTGCTGCAGATGGGCAATATGCGCCAGCAGTCGGACCAGGTGGAAAACAACTGGCTGCCCAGCGTCATGGCGGTGGGGGAGATGAGCCAGGATTTGCTGCGTATTCGTGCACTGACCTTGCGTCTGCTGGTCAACCGCGATCCCCAGGCGCTGGCGCAGAACGAGCAGAAGCTGGGTGACCTGAAAAACGGCCTGCACCAGGCCCAGGCGCTCTACGAGGCGCTGATCGTGTTGCCTGAGGAGCGTACGCTGTTTGATCGCTTCAAGGCCCAGGAGCAGCAATACCTGCAACGCCAGGAGCAGGTCATGGGGTTTTCCAAGGCCAACCAGTTGGACGACGCGATCCGTGTGGTCAATGGCGAGATGAACCAGCTCGCTGATGAGCTGGCGGCGACGCTGCATCAGTTGGTCAACCTCAACAAAGCCAGTGCCAACCAGGCAGCTAGCCTGGCGCAAACCGTGTTCACCCAGTCACGCAGTTGGGTGATTGGCATGATCGCACTCACGGCGCTGATCACCATCGGCCTGGCGGTATGGCTGACGCGCAGCATCGTATTGCCCTTGGCGCAGTCATTGAAAGTGGCCCAAAGCGTAGCCAGTGGCGATTTGACGGGTGAGATCAGCCTCAGTGGCAACGATGAGCCAGCGCGCCTGCAGCAGGCGCTCAAGGGCATGCAGGAGAACCTGCGCGATACCATCCGGCGTATTTCCGAGTCATCCAACCAACTGGCCTCGGCTTCCGAGGAGCTCAACTGCGTCACCGAAGACGCCACCCGCGGGTTGCACCAGCAAAGCCAGGAAATTGAACAGGCAGCTACGGCGGTCAACCAGATGACCGCTGCGGTGGAGGAAGTGGCGAGCAATGCCGTGGCCACGTCCCAGGCGTCACGCGAGTCCGATCGCATTGCCCAGCATGGGCGCGAGCAGGTGCACCAGACGGTGGTGTCGATCGAGGCGCTGGCCACCGATGTCACCGACAACGTGATGCAGGTCGAGGACCTGGCCCAGAAGGTCTACGGCATCAGCAAGGTACTGGACGTCATTCGCTCGATTGCCGAGCAGACCAACCTGCTGGCGCTGAATGCCGCGATTGAAGCCGCACGCGCCGGGGATGCCGGGCGTGGCTTTGCAGTAGTGGCCGATGAGGTGCGCGCCCTGGCCCATCGCACCCAGCAGTCGACCCGGGAAATCGAACAGATGATCAGCGGGATCCAGCAAGGCACCGATCAGGCGGTCAGCTCGATGCAGCAGAGCAACAGCCGCGCACGCTCGACCCTGGACATCGCCAAGTCGGCGGGCACGGCGCTGGAGGAGATTGCCTCGGCGTTCACCTTGATCAATGAGCGCAACCTGGTTATCGCCAGTGCGTCGGAGCAGCAGGCGGCGGTGGCGCGTGAGGTGGATCGCAACCTCATGAATATCCGCGACCTGGCGCACCAGACCTCGACGGGGGCGAACCAGACCAGTGCGGCGAGCCAGGAGCTGTCGCGGTTGGCGGTGGACCTGAACACCATGGTGGCGCGATTCTCGGTGTAGGGCAGTAGACCGAGGTGGCCCCTTCGCGAGCAGGCCCGTTCCTACACTCGAGCGCATTCCTTCAGGATGTACTCGGTCAAATGTGGGGGCGGGCTTGCTCGCCGAGCAGGCAACTCGGTTTTGAATTGAGTCACCCACAAAAAAGCCCCGAACCAGTCGGGGCTTTTTCATGTGATCAACCTGCGGGGTTTATTTACCCTGCCAGCGTTTCAGCACCAGGGTGGCGTTAGTGCCACCGAAGCCGAAGCTGTTGCTCATCACGGTGTCGATTTTCGCGTTCTCAACAGTCTTGGTCAGGATCGGCATGTCAGCCACAACCGGATCAATCTCGTCGATGTTGGCCGAACCGGCCATGAAGTTGCCTTCCATCATCAGCAGGCAGTAGATCGCCTCGTGAACGCCGGCGGCGCCCAGGGAGTGACCGGACAGGCTCTTGGTGGAGCTGATGGCCGGGGCCTTGTCGCCGAATACCGCACGCACGCCTTCCATTTCCTTGGCGTCGCCGACCGGAGTCGAGGTGCCGTGGGTGTTCAGGTAGTCGATTGGGGTGTCTACGGTGGACATTGCCATCTGCATGCAACGGATGGCGCCTTCACCGCTTGGGGCAACCATGTCATAGCCGTCGGACGTCGCGCCGTAGCCAACGATTTCCGCGTAGATCTTGGCGCCACGGGCCAGGGCGTGTTCCAGCTCCTCGACCACCACCATGCCGCCACCGCCGGCGATGACGAAACCGTCACGCTTGGCGTCGTAGGCGCGGGAGGCCTTTTCCGGGGTTTCGTTGTACTGGGTGGACAGTGCGCCCATGGCGTCGAACAGGAACGACTGGCTCCAATGCTCTTCTTCACCGCCGCCGGCGAACACGATGTCCTGCTTGCCCAGCTGGATCTGCTCAACGGCAGTACCGATGCAGTGAGCACTGGTGGCGCATGCGGAGGAGATCGAGTAGTTCACGCCCTTGATCTGGAACGGCGTGGCCAGGCAGGCCGAAACGGTGCTGCCCATGGTCCGCGTGACACGGTAAGGGCCAACGCGCTTCACGCCTTTTTCGCGCAGGATATCCAGCGCTTCCATCTGGTTGAGGGTCGATGCGCCGCCGGAGCCGGCGATCAGGCCGGTGCGTACGTTCGATACCTGGTCTTCGCTCAGGCCTGAGTCGGCAATCGCGTCTTTCATCGCCAGGTAGGCGTAGGCGGCAGCGTGGCCGACGAAGCGATAGATCTTGCGATCGATCAGTTCTTCGAGGGGCAGGTCGATGGAGCCGGAAACCTGGCTACGCAGACCCATTTCGGCATATTCCGGGTTGAAGCGGATGCCAGGGCGACTTGCACGCAGGTTAGCGGTGACGGTCTCTTTGTCATTGCCCAGGCAAGAAACGATACCCAGACCAGTGATAACGACGCGGCGCATGCGGATAACCCTTAAAAGTTGTCAGTGGAAGTGAATACGCCGACCCGAAGGCCTTCGGCAGTATAGATCTCGCGACCGTCGACGCTCACCGAACCATCGGCGATGGCCAGGTTCAGCTTGCCCTTGAGGACGCGCTTGATTTGAATGTTGTAGGTGACTTTCTTGGCGGTCGGCAGGACCTGGCCAAAGAACTTCACTTCGCCCGAACCCAGGGCGCGACCGCGGCCTGGCAGGCCTTGCCAGCCGAGGAAGAAGCCGACCAGCTGCCACATGGCGTCGAGGCCCAGGCAACCTGGCATGACAGGGTCGCCTTCGAAATGGCAGGCGAAGAACCACAGGTCCGGGGTGATATCCAGCTCGGCGACCAATTCACCTT
Proteins encoded in this region:
- a CDS encoding methyl-accepting chemotaxis protein yields the protein MQENLRDTIRRISESSNQLASASEELNCVTEDATRGLHQQSQEIEQAATAVNQMTAAVEEVASNAVATSQASRESDRIAQHGREQVHQTVVSIEALATDVTDNVMQVEDLAQKVYGISKVLDVIRSIAEQTNLLALNAAIEAARAGDAGRGFAVVADEVRALAHRTQQSTREIEQMISGIQQGTDQAVSSMQQSNSRARSTLDIAKSAGTALEEIASAFTLINERNLVIASASEQQAAVAREVDRNLMNIRDLAHQTSTGANQTSAASQELSRLAVDLNTMVARFSV
- the fabB gene encoding beta-ketoacyl-ACP synthase I; translated protein: MRRVVITGLGIVSCLGNDKETVTANLRASRPGIRFNPEYAEMGLRSQVSGSIDLPLEELIDRKIYRFVGHAAAYAYLAMKDAIADSGLSEDQVSNVRTGLIAGSGGASTLNQMEALDILREKGVKRVGPYRVTRTMGSTVSACLATPFQIKGVNYSISSACATSAHCIGTAVEQIQLGKQDIVFAGGGEEEHWSQSFLFDAMGALSTQYNETPEKASRAYDAKRDGFVIAGGGGMVVVEELEHALARGAKIYAEIVGYGATSDGYDMVAPSGEGAIRCMQMAMSTVDTPIDYLNTHGTSTPVGDAKEMEGVRAVFGDKAPAISSTKSLSGHSLGAAGVHEAIYCLLMMEGNFMAGSANIDEIDPVVADMPILTKTVENAKIDTVMSNSFGFGGTNATLVLKRWQGK
- the fabA gene encoding 3-hydroxyacyl-[acyl-carrier-protein] dehydratase FabA; the protein is MTKQNAFTREDLLRCSRGELFGPGNAQLPAPNMLMVDRITHISEEGGKYGKGELVAELDITPDLWFFACHFEGDPVMPGCLGLDAMWQLVGFFLGWQGLPGRGRALGSGEVKFFGQVLPTAKKVTYNIQIKRVLKGKLNLAIADGSVSVDGREIYTAEGLRVGVFTSTDNF